AGATGTAGGTGAGCGCGGCGGCATTAAAGTAAATGAACATATGCAGACCAGTGACGAGAACATCTATGCCATCGGTGACGCAGTGGAGGTATCCGATTATATTCACCAGAGTCCGGCAATGATTCCGTTGGCTGGCCCTGCAAACCGACAAGGCCGCATGGTGGCAGATCATATTTACGGAAAAAACGTATCTTATAAAGGAACGCTTGGCACTTCTATTGCTAAAGTGTTTGATCTGACCGTGGCCGCTACCGGCAGTAATGAAAAAAGACTCAAACAGCTCAATATGCCTTACCGGGCTATTCATATTCATCCAAGCTCTCATGCAAGCTATTACCCTGGAGCCTATCCCATCTCTTTGAAACTGCTCTTCAATCCGGATAACGGACAAATTTACGGAGCGCAAGCGGTTGGACAAGACGGTGTCGACAAGCGGATTGATGTAATTGCCACAGCAATCAAAGGTAAGCTGGACGTATATGATCTGACTGAACTGGAGCTGTCCTATGCCCCTCCTTATTCTTCCGCCAAAGATCCGGTTAATTACGCAGGTTACGTGGCATCGAATATGATGGAGGGCAGTGTTGAAACTGTGCAGTGGCATGAAATCGATGAGTTGATAAAGCGCGGTGGAACCCTGATCGATGTCCGCGAGCCCGGGGAATGTAAAGCTGGCTATATTGAAGGTTCCATCAATATTCCGCTGAACGATCTTCGCAGTCGTCTGGAGGAACTTCCGAAGGATGAAACGTTGTACGTATCTTGCCAAGTCGGACTTCGCGGATATCTGGCATCCCGCATTTTGGCCGAAAATGGATTCAGCGTGAAAAATCTCGATGGCGGTTGGAAAACCTACTCTTCCGTGTTCCGGCAGTAAGAATATTTATCGGCGCGTGTTCGTACGTCATCATTCATTCACTTGTTTCCCGCAAAGACCCATGGTATATTTTTATTAAACTTATAATTTAAAGGCAATGTTATCTTTTAAAAGGTACAACCTCGGCTAATACTTAGTCCTGGGTGTACCTTTTTTTAATTTAAAGGAGGACTTCTTCATGTTCTTAGAAGCTATTTATCATCGTCCGCGCAAAAACTGGTCTTATGCTTATGATGGCCGCACGATTCATCTTCGCATTCGCACGAAAAAAGACGACATCACCGAAATTTACGCTTTGACCGGAGATAAATATTTGTGGGATCAAACGATGGAATACATACCGATGTCCAAGCTGTCTTCGGATGAGATGTTTGACTATTGGGAGTGTGAAGCCCAGCCGCCATACCGCCGCCTGAAATACGGCTTCCTGCTCCAGAGCGGCCGCGAGAAACGCTGGATGACGGAGTATGGTTTCCTTGAGGAGCAACCAGCCAATCCAGACCGCCTGTTTGAATATCCGTTCATCAATCCGGTGGATGTGTTTACAACGCCAGATTGGGTAAAGGATGCTGTGTTCTATCAGATTTTCCCTGAACGTTTTGCGAACGGCGATCCGAGCAACGATCCTAAAGGCACTCTGCCATGGGGCAGCACAGACCCGACACCAAGCAACTTCTTCGGCGGAGATATTCAAGGTGTCATCGACCACCTGGACCATCTAATCGAGCTTGGCATCAACGCTATTTATTTCACACCGCTGTTCACTGCTACTACGAATCACAAGTACGATACTGAGGATTACATGGAAATTGATCCGCAGTTTGGTGACAAGGATACACTGAAAGAGCTTGTGGATTTATGTCATGAACGTGGAATTCGTGTTGTTTTGGATGCTGTATTTAACCACTCCGGCAGAACTTTTGCTCCATTTGTGGATGTTCAAAAGAACGGCGAGAAATCCAAATATAAAGACTGGTTCTATGTCCGCTCCCTTCCGCTTGAGGTAGTTGATGGAATTCCGACATACGACACTTTTGCGTTCGAGCCTCTTATGCCGAAGCTGAATACGGAAAATCCGGAAGTGAAACAATATTTGTTAAAAATGGCGGAATATTGGATCAAAGAAACGGGCATCGACGGATGGCGTCTCGATGTAGCGAACGAGGTTGGCCACCAATTCTGGCGTGAGTTCCGTCAGGTCGTAAAAAAAGCGAACCCCGATGCTTATATTCTTGGTGAAGTGTGGCATGAATCCTCCATCTGGCTGGAAGGCGACCAGTTCGATGCGGTCATGAACTATCCGTTTACCAACGCGGTGCTTGATTTCTTCATTAACCGCACAGTGGATGCTGAGAAATTCTCCTTTATGCTCGGCAAGCAGCTGGCAGGATATCCACGCCAGGCCAGTGAAGTGGCCTTCAACCTGCTAGACAGCCACGATACGGCACGATTGCTAACACTTGCGAATGGCGACAAGCGTCTGATGAAACTCGCATCACTGTTCCAATTCACATACTCCGGAACCCCTTGCATCTACTATGGTGATGAAATCGGCATGGATGGCGGGCACGATCCGGGCTGCCGCAAGTGTATGGAATGGAATGAAGACAAGCAGGACAAAGAACTGTTCACCTTCTATCAGACAATCATCAAATTGCGTAAAGAGCATACCGCTCTCCGCACCGGAACGTTTAACTTCCTGACTGCAGAGAATCAAGGTGGAAAACTGGGTTACTTGCGCGAAGACGACAACGAAAGTATCGTTGTGCTCATGAACAATGATAAAGCTGCCCAGTCGATTACAGTACCAGTCCTTGAGCAGGAATGGAGTAACCTCTGGAACGGAGATTCCATCCAGGCCGTGAAGGGACAGCTTACGGTTAAGCTGCCGGCTTACGGGTTTGCACTGCTTAAGGCTGCTCGATAATATAACTACTAATCACTAAACTAAACTCCATAAATAATTAAGGGAAGCACATATTAAGCACGTTAAATATGGGCTTCCCTTTTTATATCTGTACATAAGAGTCCATAAGCTGCGTTGGATAAATATATCCATAACATTCATATCTTCGAAG
Above is a window of Paenibacillus uliginis N3/975 DNA encoding:
- a CDS encoding CoA-disulfide reductase is translated as MGKKIVIVGGVAGGASAAARLRRLDEGSTIVMVERGEHISFANCGLPYYIGESIKERGKLMVQTVEGMSKRFNLDIRNLSEVVSIQREEKTVSIKNLTTGETTKESYDHLILSPGSKPIVPNIPGLDEAEDVFTLRNIPDTDRIKQFVDMRRPAQAVVVGGGFIGLEMAENLADRGVKVTIIEMANQVMAPLDYEMASIVHTHLKEKGVTLILEDGVQALADHGKTIELSSGTKVSTDMIILSIGVRPENGLAIDAGLDVGERGGIKVNEHMQTSDENIYAIGDAVEVSDYIHQSPAMIPLAGPANRQGRMVADHIYGKNVSYKGTLGTSIAKVFDLTVAATGSNEKRLKQLNMPYRAIHIHPSSHASYYPGAYPISLKLLFNPDNGQIYGAQAVGQDGVDKRIDVIATAIKGKLDVYDLTELELSYAPPYSSAKDPVNYAGYVASNMMEGSVETVQWHEIDELIKRGGTLIDVREPGECKAGYIEGSINIPLNDLRSRLEELPKDETLYVSCQVGLRGYLASRILAENGFSVKNLDGGWKTYSSVFRQ
- a CDS encoding alpha-glycosidase; this translates as MFLEAIYHRPRKNWSYAYDGRTIHLRIRTKKDDITEIYALTGDKYLWDQTMEYIPMSKLSSDEMFDYWECEAQPPYRRLKYGFLLQSGREKRWMTEYGFLEEQPANPDRLFEYPFINPVDVFTTPDWVKDAVFYQIFPERFANGDPSNDPKGTLPWGSTDPTPSNFFGGDIQGVIDHLDHLIELGINAIYFTPLFTATTNHKYDTEDYMEIDPQFGDKDTLKELVDLCHERGIRVVLDAVFNHSGRTFAPFVDVQKNGEKSKYKDWFYVRSLPLEVVDGIPTYDTFAFEPLMPKLNTENPEVKQYLLKMAEYWIKETGIDGWRLDVANEVGHQFWREFRQVVKKANPDAYILGEVWHESSIWLEGDQFDAVMNYPFTNAVLDFFINRTVDAEKFSFMLGKQLAGYPRQASEVAFNLLDSHDTARLLTLANGDKRLMKLASLFQFTYSGTPCIYYGDEIGMDGGHDPGCRKCMEWNEDKQDKELFTFYQTIIKLRKEHTALRTGTFNFLTAENQGGKLGYLREDDNESIVVLMNNDKAAQSITVPVLEQEWSNLWNGDSIQAVKGQLTVKLPAYGFALLKAAR